In Poecile atricapillus isolate bPoeAtr1 chromosome 12, bPoeAtr1.hap1, whole genome shotgun sequence, one DNA window encodes the following:
- the LOC131583768 gene encoding homeobox protein CDX-1-like — MYVSYLLDKDSSMYPGSARCTSNNLPVQNFVSAPAYSDYMGYHPVPALDTHGQPAPAWGSHYGPQREDWSAYGPGPSSAVPAAHINGSSPGQGSYSSADYSSLHPTAAAAAAAAAAGLPPVDTINAQQISPNSQRHSSYEWMRKTVQSTSTGKTRTREKYRVVYTDHQRLELEKEFHYNRYITIRRKSELAANLRLSERQVKIWFQNRRAKERKLMKKKMTHFDGSGLGSLQSDSGSVSPMPGPDAQTHSEMAGSLFPAPPAPAALPMSALQHGGTLQQVVASQ, encoded by the exons ATGTACGTGAGCTATCTGTTGGATAAAGACAGCAGCATGTATCCGGGATCCGCAAGGTGCACCAGCAACAACCTGCCCGTGCAGAACTTCGTGTCTGCTCCAGCCTACTCTGACTACATGGGATaccaccctgtgccagccctggacACCCACGGGCAGCCAGCACCGGCCTGGGGCTCCCACTACGGCCCCCAGCGCGAGGACTGGAGCGCCTACGGCCCAGGCCCTTCCAGCGCCGTGCCCGCTGCCCACATCAATGGCTCGTCCCCCGGGCAGGGCTCCTACAGCTCTGCTGATTACAGCTCCCTGcaccccactgctgctgctgctgctgctgctgctgctgcggggTTACCGCCTGTAGATACAATTAATGCCCAGCAAATCTCTCCCAACAGCCAAAGGCACAGCTCTTATGAGTGGATGAGGAAAACGGTGCAATCCACTTCCACAG GTAAAACAAGAACGAGAGAGAAGTACCGAGTGGTTTACACAGATCATCAGAGATTAGAATTAGAGAAGGAGTTTCATTACAACAGATACATTACAATCAGGAGGAAGTCTGAACTTGCTGCAAACCTAAGACTTTCCGAGAGACAG GTGAAAATCTGGTTCCAGAACCGCAGAgccaaagagagaaaattaatgaagaagaaaatgactCACTTTGATGGCAGCGGTCTGGGCTCTCTGCAGAGTGACTCTGGCTCCGTGAGCCCGATGCCAGGTCCTGACGCACAGACTCATTCGGAAATGGCCGGTTCTTTATTCCCAGCGCCACCTGCCCCGGCTGCTCTCCCCATGAGCGCTTTGCAGCACGGAGGGACCCTGCAGCAGGTGGTGGCCTCGCAGTGA